A window of Fusobacteriaceae bacterium genomic DNA:
GCGTGGATGATCCTACTTGACAATTCCTTGATTCCTTGATATAATATGAAAAAGATAATCATAATATCCTTGAAAAAAAGAAGAGGTAAGTCATGAACGAAATCGTGAAAAATGTAGCAGACAGAAAGATCATCAATATCACTGGAAAAAGGCAAATTACAATACCTTTGAAGTTTTATGAAAAATTACAGCTGGGCAAGGAAGTGGAGTGTGTTCTTACGGATGATTCCCTTGTGATTCGTCCACTGACTGGACAGGACGATAATTTTTCCGTGGAAATTCTGAAGGATTTGATCTCGCAGGGTTATTCAGGGACTGAGCTTGTCGAGAAATTCGCGGAAATGCGCAAGCAAATCCGAAAAGCAGTCGGAACCTTGATCGCGGAAGCAGATGAGATCGCGGCAGGAAAAATAGAAAGCGAGACCACTGCAGATATTTTCGGTGAGGTCTAGAATGTATGAAATCCGATATCATCAAGCTGCCATAAAGTATCTGAAAAAAATCAAGGATAAAAAGCTGAAAGCGGAATTTATAAAAGCAATCGGGCAACTTAAATCCAATCCCTATGTGGGGTCTCCAAAAGTTGGAGATTTGAACGGAATCTACGGATATGATGTCCGGTATAAAGCGGTCAATTATGAGATTGCTTATCGGATCTATGAAACGGAGAGCAAACTGGTAGTTGTAATTCTTGCCGGTACGAGAGAAAACTTTTATGAAGAACTGAAGCGATTGTTGAGGAGTTAGCGGTCGTATGAAAGCCGTGCACCCCTGCGTGGATGAGGGTTTCGCTGATGAAGCGAGGTGGGTGGACAAGTATTGAAAAAATTGAGGAGATCTTGCTAAGGAGCAAGAAAAGAGAAAAACTTGATGAGATGGCAACTGAGGGGTTGTCGTCATTCGTAAATCATTCCCGAAAGGCGAATCCTTCAAGCAAATCGAGTTTTTTACGAACCGAAAGACAACGAGGAGTGGTGATCGTAACTCATGGATAAAGTAAACATTTTCAAAGATATCGAAGGGATGGAATTTCCGGCAGGTCGCAGGACACGGGTCATCATCGGGGAAAACGGCGCCATCAACGGCGAATATTTTTGCCAGGGGTATGTGGTCATTTATCCCGGCGGCTCAATCCCCGAGCATTCCCATGAAACGGTGGAAACCTACACGATCCTCAAGGGGAGCGGCAAAATGACTGTCGGAAGCGAGTCCGAGCCCATCACGGAAGGGGAGACGGTCTACATCCCGCGGAATCTTCCCCATGCCCTCGAGAACACAGGATCGGCGGATATGCACATGATGTTCGTGTACGCGCCCAAGATGATCGTGGATCACTGGGCCGAAGAAATGTCCGGCGAGCTGAAGTGACGAATCCAATAAATAAAGGAGATGCATATCATGCGCCTCCAGATTAAATCCGGCAGCCTTGATTTCCTTCGCGCGGGCGGGGGTGATCCCAATCTTTACAACAATGATAGACTTCAACACCCGTATTCCCCGCGTGGGCGGGGGTGATCCTGAGGTAAAGTCTATCAAGTTTGAACAGTTTGTGTGCTCCCCGCGTGGGCATCCACTTCCGGAAAAAACACGGATAAGGGCTTTCCGAGGCATTTCCCGCTGTCTTTCTTCAAAATTTTTCTTTTTGCTCAACTGCGCGACGTTTTCCACAAGGACTTGCGATCTCGGGGAAATCATACATATGAAGGGAACTTTTTCGGGAATGTGGGGCAGGTCAATCATCGGAATCCACGCTCCATTTTCATTTATAATTCTGTAATCATGCCTTTCAGTCTTGTATCACATATTT
This region includes:
- a CDS encoding AbrB/MazE/SpoVT family DNA-binding domain-containing protein → MNEIVKNVADRKIINITGKRQITIPLKFYEKLQLGKEVECVLTDDSLVIRPLTGQDDNFSVEILKDLISQGYSGTELVEKFAEMRKQIRKAVGTLIAEADEIAAGKIESETTADIFGEV
- a CDS encoding type II toxin-antitoxin system RelE/ParE family toxin, whose product is MYEIRYHQAAIKYLKKIKDKKLKAEFIKAIGQLKSNPYVGSPKVGDLNGIYGYDVRYKAVNYEIAYRIYETESKLVVVILAGTRENFYEELKRLLRS
- a CDS encoding cupin domain-containing protein, which gives rise to MDKVNIFKDIEGMEFPAGRRTRVIIGENGAINGEYFCQGYVVIYPGGSIPEHSHETVETYTILKGSGKMTVGSESEPITEGETVYIPRNLPHALENTGSADMHMMFVYAPKMIVDHWAEEMSGELK